In the genome of Thermosphaera aggregans DSM 11486, one region contains:
- the thiD gene encoding bifunctional hydroxymethylpyrimidine kinase/phosphomethylpyrimidine kinase — MGTEPGLTACKRVPVAMTIAGSDSGGGAGIEADLKTFSILGVHGTVAVTSVTAQNTLTVTAIFDLPGWMVYEQIRTVHEDMGIDAAKTGMLSNTDIIASVSKAVKNFEIKLVVDPVMVAKSGARLLREDAVDALKNQLLPLALIVTPNAFEAEILAGFKVESIQDAEKAARVIHEKYGVPAVVVKGGHLKHGEVVDVLYYNGEIHHLRSQRFPHGCFHGAGCAYSAAITAFLAKGYSVVEAVKASKNFIDVAIERGLKVGKGHCPVNPMAYIEALGLTDHTRAPQQPLYHSRGSIV, encoded by the coding sequence GTGGGAACGGAGCCTGGGTTGACTGCCTGTAAAAGAGTCCCGGTTGCGATGACTATTGCCGGGAGCGACTCCGGCGGTGGAGCAGGCATTGAGGCGGATTTGAAGACCTTCAGCATCCTAGGGGTTCACGGGACGGTGGCCGTAACCAGCGTGACGGCTCAAAACACTCTCACCGTGACGGCAATATTCGACCTGCCCGGCTGGATGGTTTACGAGCAGATAAGGACTGTTCACGAGGACATGGGGATTGATGCGGCGAAGACGGGGATGCTCAGCAACACGGATATCATTGCAAGCGTTTCGAAGGCTGTTAAAAACTTTGAAATAAAGCTCGTCGTAGACCCAGTCATGGTTGCTAAGTCCGGGGCCAGACTCCTACGGGAAGATGCCGTGGATGCTTTGAAGAACCAGTTGCTTCCCCTCGCGCTCATCGTAACTCCCAACGCTTTCGAGGCTGAGATATTAGCGGGCTTTAAAGTGGAGAGTATTCAGGATGCTGAGAAAGCCGCCAGGGTTATCCATGAAAAGTACGGGGTCCCGGCCGTCGTCGTTAAAGGCGGGCACTTGAAACACGGGGAAGTGGTCGACGTCCTATACTATAACGGAGAGATCCACCATTTAAGGTCGCAAAGGTTTCCCCACGGGTGCTTCCACGGGGCTGGTTGCGCATACTCAGCCGCGATCACAGCTTTCCTCGCGAAAGGCTACAGCGTGGTTGAGGCCGTGAAAGCATCGAAGAACTTCATAGACGTGGCCATAGAACGCGGGCTTAAAGTCGGGAAGGGACACTGCCCCGTCAACCCAATGGCATATATTGAAGCCCTGGGGCTCACGGATCATACCAGGGCTCCTCAGCAACCACTCTACCACTCCAGGGGCAGTATCGTTTGA